In Mauremys reevesii isolate NIE-2019 linkage group 9, ASM1616193v1, whole genome shotgun sequence, the genomic stretch GCAAATTGATAGtgtataaaaatattaattttttaatAGAAGACTTCATATTATTGCTATTTTGGATCAGTCCATTACATACATTCTCCACACACCTTACAATACAATAATAATTCTTTCCATGCGTATAGCTCCTTATATCAGACATACAATCAATGTGTTTTACAAGTGTGAAAGTGCCACTGTCAACCTGAAATCTAGTGAATTTCCAAAAACAAGTTAAAGTAGGTTTAAGTACTACACTTGCCTCAAAGTCTCTCTGCCAATTTTTTTTGCCTTTATAATCAGATTGTCCTATTTTTCCCCCAGTTTTTCCTCTCCTTAGCACCATGTTAAAGACCCATATAAGCAACAGGGAAAATTGACAAACTATACACAAGGGAGATTGAGCGGAGTCAATTTCACTAAGTGCTATgaaatgcaaaatttaaaaaaatagagaaaactATTTTCTGTCATCTCTCTGCTATGGAAATCTTAGCAGAGTCTGTTGTTACTTGTGGCTATACCATGGAAAGGGTTTCAAATAGACATAACTTTTAAGTTGAAGGTGTCCCTTCAATTTAGCCTCACACAGTGTAATATTCATTTTAGAGATGAGGAAACAGAGACACAGGTTAAGATACTTGTTCAGGATCAGGAAGTTTGGGGCAGAGCTAGAGGTAGAACTCAATTTGTCCCAAGTATCACTTGACCACAAGACTCTCCTCTATATTCGTAAAGCTTTCTATGCTCCCTACTAGTCCACCCGGGGAGAAAGGATACAAAAGCAGCTTCTTGTATCTGCTAAAGGGGGAATTATGTGAAAAAAGGGTCTGACCAGCTGAAGGAGCGACAGAGTTGAGAAGTAGCCACAGACAGCATGCTGCCATCCAAAATGTGTGTAACTTATGATAGTAAAAGCAGCACGAGTTAGTGTTCTTCGTCAAGCATTAACCTAATCAAGTGGAGTGTGGGTAACGGCACAGATGGCTGCAGAGAACAAGTGGCAACAAAAGTGCTGTGATGGGGAGGGACATATAGCTACCAGTGGTGACCGATTCCCTTGCTCCTCTGTGTGTTCTGTTGGCCATACTCCCTAGTAGTTCCTCAGCACTAGTGGCCCTGCCTCTTTAGAGGTGAATTTGAGAAGAGAGGCTTTACCTTTTTTAATGCAAGTTCTTTCACTTCATTTGATTTTGACATGGGAGAGAGACAGGGAAGCCATACTTAGGCACTTAACCAGAATTATATTTGAAGTGTACTATGGATTAGCTTCTCCCGCTGATATAGCTTCTGCTGTTCATGCAGGTGGTTTTATTACGTCATTGGcgtagagcatcttcaccagacgcgcTGCATGGTACAGCTGCAGCGCGGTACATATAGACATGCCTTTAAGTGCATTGAAAAGAAGTATGATCCTGAATAAAAACACATGCCAGTTAGTAATACCTGGTTTTTCTCTAGCTGTTTTCCAGTAGCTGCTTGATCTTTCAGTTGCTCAATCGCTTTCAGTTTCTGTGAAAAACAGAAGAATAGGAGAGCCAAGAGAGGAACAgaaattttcagttttctggGTTTACAGTTGATCAGCTTAACAGAGAAGGAGAAACTCTGATGGGGAGACTTAGCAATAGAAATACATCTACTTTTcatttatatacacctctaccccgatataacggggtcctcgggagacaaaaaaatctcacggcattataggtgagaccgcgttatatcaaactttctttgccccccccccccccccgttccttgttccctgaccaccccctccagagacccccgtgcctaatcacccccaggaccccaccccctacccaacccccctgtcctctgactgctccgacccctttctcccccccaccccctgacagacactcaccggcagcggcgggaagcggagcagcccagccccagcccgctccactccaccacctcccagccgtggcgctccacttcccactgggcatgtgagtgcaggacctttccccagccaccccccagtgacacggctggggccagggcaaggaaagcggagtgggctggggccgcgtcgctccgcttcccaccgcaggtgagtgcagagaggttagggaaaggatgccccccatactcacctgcggtgggaagtggagcgctgcggcttggagctgggctgctccATTTCTGCCGCTgctggtgggggggcggggggggggggggaggaggagaacccTTCTCCTAAACCTCCTCCCCCAAGCGACACGCTGAGGCCAGGGTGAGGGAAGTAGAgcaggctgctcccggccccccacaccactctgggactgcggggcccccaaaagtgccctcccacagctcccgccccccagaccctgaaggggggcccctgaccgcccctgaaaccctctgccccttatcaaacccctcgtccccggcctggcccagcacccttaacacactgctcagagcagcatgtcagagctttaccgccttgtatgcgaacccgcCTTGTATCAGGTCgcgttgtatcggggtagaggtgtacctaaaAATCAGAATGTCACATCAACAGAATCCAAGATAACCTAACAATCTCTCTTACTTTCTTCATGAATAAACCTGAGTAAGGAAACATCCATCTAGTACTGAAGAGTTTGGAAGATTATTGTATGCataaaaatctgaccctaaagTAGTAACAATAACAATTTCACAGTAGGATAATTCCTTGTATGGGGAAGCTACATCTAAGATTCAGAAAGGGAACTCCTCCATTGTAAATATCCCCGTTCTCCATACATCTTTCCTCAGTATGGCTGAGGCTTTAATCAAAGAGATGAATATGGAAAGAGGAAACTAACTTGACGTGGAGAGGAAAATCTGTCTGTATTACGAACCAAAGAAAAGATGGTCTGCTATGCAATGCAGAAATAGGAAAACTTTTCTAGTATTGGCCAAATGCAACTCCACCCTTGTTTGAAAGGATTTAAATCAAAGAAGTCTGAAGCCTGACAGAGCTACACAAGCAGTACACTTGGGTCCCTTTGTAGTTTTGGGGACTGAGACGAAAGATAGACTGACTTCCTTTGTCCTCTTGTGACACTCTCTCTCTGCACACAGTTGATAGGATCTACAGAGATACATGTCCAACACTGCTCCATCAAGGGCAAGCTTTATACCTTCCTGGCAGTCCTGAAGTATAAACACCACCAACCCTCTCTTCCCCCAACCCTAAGTCAGAACAGCCTTCCCAGATCCTAAATGAGACTAGGATTTGCAAAGCAAGGTTAGGAAACTCACTTAGTTCCTTCACAAATATTGACCAGCTATACCATCTGCCCTTTTGAGGAGAGCCTTTGTCCAATACCCAGCAGTTCTTGAGAATGGAAGGTGGAAAAACTACTGCTGTTCTGAACAAGTTCCAATTTTCTTTACGTGCTTAGACACTATACTGACAGCCCCATTTTTAAGTGGTTACTGTTGTGCTACTTTACACTATGAGAAAGCAGAGGAGAGAAACTGCCTGAGGTGTATGCTCTATGTATGCGCTACGCCTCCCTGCTATTAGTCATCTCCACAATCAGACTAGCCCTTCAAGGCTTTCTACAAGAGGAAACTATTCTTCATTAGAAAAATCTCTCACCTTTttcaaattctttatttttttgtctACCTCAGGGTCTCCTGATGTCACAGAAGGCAGAGTACTGTGTGGTACATCCTGTAATGCTGGAGATGGTGTTGATTCCTGGCTCCCATCAGTTTTGGCCTCCTGTAAGTTAATACACTTCATCTACTGTTCCTGTAAACCATTTAAACAACAGCTCTGTTGTTTTATAACATGGAAACCTAGAAAAGCTGTTGAATATTTCTCCCTTTCATTAGTCCTCCGGTACTCACTCTCGTTTGTGAACAGTTTTCAATTATATGCTATGTTACTTGAGACAGAGTTCCTACCAGAAGATGTTAGCTATAATACTAGAGTTCTGATATATTGTGTTTTCATTCTTcccagagagagacaagaaaCATGCTTAGTATAATGAAATTGGTAGGAATGAAACAACAAATATACATCCACAAATATTTCTTACAATAGCTAGTGGTCCATCCTCCCCACTACCAGAAAAACCAAAACCAGGTCTAATTTACTAAGCAAAAGTATTATACGCTTTAGAAGGATGTTTTAGTAATTGTGGAAGTTTTAGAGATAACATCAAAAGCTGAAATCTATCATCTAGCCATAGAACAGGCAAGCTGCAAAAATACAAGCTTATTTGCCAAAGTTTGTTACTGCAGGACTAGTCAACACATTTGTAAAAGCTAATGTAAAGTTACCCCAAAGAGGGCTGATACTAGCAGTACCTGTTTAGCAGCTTTCTTTGCTTCGTGCTTCCTTTGATTTTTAAGTGCCATCTTAGATAATGGCTTATCACTATTTCCTGGTTGTGGTTTCATGTTCTGAGGTGGCTCCTCCTCATGCTAAGGGATACATAAGATTGACATTTCTGAAATGTATGTGCCATACTTCAAAATATCCCACAAAAGAATAAACATTCTATAAATAACTTTTCTATGTATTAAAGTACCACAGTTTAaaaagtgacctgcaaaggaCAAAAAAATGGGTTTATGCCCTTTCTGCTTCTTTTGATGGTTGAAGGCAGcctaaaaaaaaagtgtcacccCTAAAAagattttcctttgttttttacaCTAGACTTTTAGGACTTGTCTGTCCTGTTTCTCCTAGAGGCATCTATAGGTGGCTGGAAAAGTACTAAAGCAAGTACTAGGAATATAAAACCTGAACAATTGAGTGGGAAGGTGATTTTTAGTCAGACTGTTTAAAACGTTGCTTTTTGTTTACACCTATTTAACTAAAATGCCTGATGGATAGTTGGAAGCAAAGCACTTCATTAACAATTTTACAGTCCTGCCCCTCCAGTTAAGGGCTAAGAAAGCTCCCACATCATTTCTTTAATCCTTCAAGCAAAAACAGGACAGACTGAATTTGATTTTCTTTTGACATCTTCAAGAAGCCACGATAGGAAGCTTTTTTCCCCCCGTGCTGTTCATCTTAAgaaaacccaaaaccaaaccaTTAATATACTCTGTTATTTTCTTAAAAACTAAACTAGTTTTAGCAGGTCAGACACATTAAATGGTCAAATAGGTTTAAATTCGTTTTCCACCCACAACTCTGATTTCCCCTCCGTACAAGCTAGCAGAATGTAGTTCCCTGAATTCTGTTACAGAATGAATCTTTCTTGCTAACTCTGCTTATGTAGCACCTGTGAAGTCAGACCCTAGTAATACCTAACTGCTGATAGCCTGTGATGAGCCTATCACTCCTTGGAAGATAGAAGCCTCAAAATCAAAgcttctaaaataaataaaataaaaacaaaaaacagatcaAGGCTGTAATCGTTAATTACAGTTAGTATCTTCGCACACAAATCTacttctgaaaactgaaaaagaaaataatgcaaGTCTAAATAAATGAGTAGATCCACATAAGGAAAATAGTTAAGCTGCAGTGGACTTGCCAATAGTATCACTGGGTCACAAATGCCCGAAGTGTACTGAAGGAGGGCAAACAACCACTCAACTACTTCAGCACTGGCTCAAGCCTGGCCAAATCTGTGTTATGTCTGACTTTAGCATGTTGGTTCATGAAAAACAGCTGAACACACCACAACTGAAGTGACAGTTTACCCACCCACTCAGGCTCTCTTTGTTGTTCAACAGCAACAAGAGGAGGCAGCATTTGCAACTGTTTGTACTGCTGGTGTAAGGGACAGTTTTGTGCAGGGAAGAGGATTTGCCCCATAAAATTACAGCACTCCTAGCACATATTCCTGCAaacagggagcagaggggcaaTCAGTGAAACAAGCCTGTTAAAAGGCAAATGTTTATTTcttaaaatacagaaaacaaacaaacaaaaccccccaaGATTGGGGTCATCATTCCCCAACCAATAAAGTATTTTGCAATCACATTTCAAGTACAGATGAAATGATGGGCCAACATAATTGAGATGAAGTTTACTTACCAGCTTGGAACTGGTTATAGGCTTGTTTCTAAGAGCTGGTGGTCTATAAGCTTTGGCAACCTTCAGCTCACCACTTGGCAGTCCACTTAGAACTGCCTGGTAAGTTATTGCTTTTGCTGGAAATGTTCCATCCAAAAATGGCTGCCAGGAAACTTGCCATATTTCTGCATTCGGTGGGACTTCACATTTGTGTAGAACAGAGCCAGTATAATGCCAGATCTTGTACCCATTACCAACTCGTAGCCTTGGAGCACACGTAGCAGTTACAAAATGTTCCCCATCAGGACACCAAGCAAAATATGTAGAATCTGATGCCAGTGGCTTGGAAATAAGTTTGTAGTTTTTTACATCCCATACTTCCATCTGTCCTCTGAGATTTCCAAATCCTGCTAGTACTAAGATATGTCCAGGAGAGCTGTAGTAGGCAGCATTACGAGGGCCAGTTCCAAAATCAAACACAGGGTCACATTTCAGATTGAAAACAGTTGCCTTTGCAGGCATAAAACCATACACAGCACAAAACTCTGTGGAATTGGGATTCCATACAACATCATAAATGGGACCATTTTttgctaaagaaaaaaaaataagtaagATTATGAAATCATATCATTTATATTTGTCtggataaaaaacaaaaccaaaacaaaaaacatgattACAAACCTTTCCTGAAATCCAATCATTCGCAATTCCAGAAAAAACTAACTTTTGGTAACTTGTTTTGGTAGAAATTAATATTGCAAACCAATGTCTTATGCTCAGTTTTATTTAGAGATTGCACCACATAACCCCCCACCAACTCTGAGTTACCTCTCCTTCTCTGGTTAGCATCACCACTTCTATAGTAAGAATAGTTTTGTGTGTGGAAAAATCCCTTTTTTGTCTCAGTATGATAGCTCAGAACCTTCCAAAACTAGCAGCAGTGGCCCACTGGAAACCTACAAATATCCTCTTTCACAGTTGTACAAAGCTCCTGTTTCTACACCTACATAGTTGTGAAATACTGGACTTTAATTTGTCACTGGACTAGGAATGAGTATTGCTCAACCTGAACCTCTTACCAGTGACATATTCTTTTAATGGAGTAAGTGGGCACCCAAAACTGTGAGCAACTGCGTTACTCTTCTGCCTTAGCAAAAGGAGACACACTTTAAACCACAATATCAGTAGTATCCCTAATTCctcatatagtgttaatacatatatttcacagtgatattaatcaccagtgtatCACCAGCTTTCATAGAAGACCTTACTCAATACTTTTACAATACAGTAATACCATGTACTATCAGTTGATTTAATTgtttattctttggggttcagaccCCTTCTTCTCCCCTAtgggtgtctggaccctgataATCACAAGGGAAGAACAGAAAACATTTTTGAGgcatatttattaaaaaatgggGGCTGTCTGAAGCTGCTCAGGCATTTGGAACAATAGACTAAGTTATGGGGAGATGGATTAGTGGCCAGAGTGCAAGTGAGGTGCTCAGTGATGAATGAAAAATGTGATTCATTACATAGTTGTAAAAATTATCATATGGTTATCACTGCCATGTGGTATATATAGACATCTTTACTTATGTCTTGTAAAACATCAACTACATTTCTAGTGCTTAAAGTAATGActcttaaaataaaatgttgaccCAGTATATCTGAAGAGCTTCAACCACTGATTCCtgtagctatttttttttttttggcacgcACACTGGAAATAGTTGTTGCAGTTGCAGTAACCAATTTTATAAACAAAGCGAGTCATACTTCATTTTTCCCTCCAAAGAGAATACCCACATGAGGGATTATTAACTacaaagtttcatttaaaaaaaatatttgaaataaggGGGCACATTAAGGCATCTGAAATGTAAATATCAGTTGGCAAAGGTAGTATTAAGAGACACACGCACAAGCCCTAACTGGAatggtgaaattgacaagaaaggctGGTAGGTTCCCTGCTGATTCACCCTGCTGTCACCCCAGGTTGGGGGCTCCTTCTGGGTGCAGAGCTCCCCCCTGGGAACaggcagctgggctcctggcagggagccAAGAGcccgggggagagaggggaggcaaCTGGGTTCGCAGTGGGGAGCTATGCACGGACCTGAGAGCCtaagctctcagccccccacactgcctctcttaagttggtggaagtgctcctggtgaggatgtacACCACTGGCAGAAGgaaggtagtgtagacatgaaccactgcagtaattactgtggttgcTGTAAGCTGACCTAACATAGTTCGatttaagtttgtagtgtagacaggccttCAGGCTCCCAACACTCTTGACACACAACAGTCTTTAACAGTGCAAAACAAGCCTAACCACAGCTAATGAAAGAAAGGGAAGAACACCATTGCAGAGGAAATTTTAGGTAAACAGGTTAGTGGTTTTGGTATTGAACCCGGGCACTGGGATTAAACACCCCTATTTGTACAAAAAAAGGGTCACAGTTTTAAATCTctcaatgttgccaactctcatgatcttgtcatgagtctcatgataattattgtttttcttaaagcccccgctcctggggtcaagtggatatgtgatgatttcagccttcattcttaaagaaaaagtaagtttctagcccccatggctgtggagaaagtttcaaaatgtgaccccagtgcactctaaaggctcaaaaagcagaaggcaaataaaaagaacaccaaatctataatttttacataatctcatgatttctggtgagcctgactcatgatttttgaacttttGGGGCTGGCAGTACTGTCTCATCCAGAAGTTTTAGTGATTTTTCCTCCAAAATAGTAAACCCTTTTGTTTTTCAATGCATCTTTTCACTGTACATAGGGGATAGGATTAGTTTGTATGTGTGCctttgtggggggcagggcagtgtaACAGTCTTATGCTTATTATGGAATATCTTCAAAAAGAGGCGGGGCTTCCT encodes the following:
- the EIF2A gene encoding eukaryotic translation initiation factor 2A isoform X2, with amino-acid sequence MVTGPPSFTENTTLQRDFGKNCKVFAFSKDGTLFAWCNGEKVNIVNVASTELLHSFDLPKAVCLEFSPKNNVLATWQAYTTAKDGTAGMPNLQLYDVKTGKCLKSFIQKKMQNWCPCWADDESISARIVNNEVHFFENNNFDTIANKLHLQKVNDFVLSPGPQPSKVSVYVPGSKGAPSFVRLYQYPNFSGPQSALANKSFFKADKVTMLWNNKATAVLVIASTEVDKTGASYYGEQTLHYIATNGESAVVQLPKNGPIYDVVWNPNSTEFCAVYGFMPAKATVFNLKCDPVFDFGTGPRNAAYYSSPGHILVLAGFGNLRGQMEVWDVKNYKLISKPLASDSTYFAWCPDGEHFVTATCAPRLRVGNGYKIWHYTGSVLHKCEVPPNAEIWQVSWQPFLDGTFPAKAITYQAVLSGLPSGELKVAKAYRPPALRNKPITSSKLHEEEPPQNMKPQPGNSDKPLSKMALKNQRKHEAKKAAKQEAKTDGSQESTPSPALQDVPHSTLPSVTSGDPEVDKKIKNLKKKLKAIEQLKDQAATGKQLEKNQLEKIQKEDALLKELEDLELGF
- the EIF2A gene encoding eukaryotic translation initiation factor 2A isoform X1 yields the protein MAPSTPLLAVRGSEGFYMVTGPPSFTENTTLQRDFGKNCKVFAFSKDGTLFAWCNGEKVNIVNVASTELLHSFDLPKAVCLEFSPKNNVLATWQAYTTAKDGTAGMPNLQLYDVKTGKCLKSFIQKKMQNWCPCWADDESISARIVNNEVHFFENNNFDTIANKLHLQKVNDFVLSPGPQPSKVSVYVPGSKGAPSFVRLYQYPNFSGPQSALANKSFFKADKVTMLWNNKATAVLVIASTEVDKTGASYYGEQTLHYIATNGESAVVQLPKNGPIYDVVWNPNSTEFCAVYGFMPAKATVFNLKCDPVFDFGTGPRNAAYYSSPGHILVLAGFGNLRGQMEVWDVKNYKLISKPLASDSTYFAWCPDGEHFVTATCAPRLRVGNGYKIWHYTGSVLHKCEVPPNAEIWQVSWQPFLDGTFPAKAITYQAVLSGLPSGELKVAKAYRPPALRNKPITSSKLHEEEPPQNMKPQPGNSDKPLSKMALKNQRKHEAKKAAKQEAKTDGSQESTPSPALQDVPHSTLPSVTSGDPEVDKKIKNLKKKLKAIEQLKDQAATGKQLEKNQLEKIQKEDALLKELEDLELGF